A genomic window from Yarrowia lipolytica chromosome 1D, complete sequence includes:
- a CDS encoding uncharacterized protein (Compare to YALI0D04983g, similar to uniprot|P38626 Saccharomyces cerevisiae YIL043c CBR1 cytochrome-b5 reductase) has protein sequence MRSSSSRQPQMQSYYAIATVWALIIGAATYYFFSNSKPKAVLQRGDTAFKEFPLIQKTVLSHNSAIYRFGLPRPSHVLGLPIGQHVSLSANIGGKEVLRSYTPTSSDLYDKGYFDILIKTYPQGNISKYVSELAIGDTMKVRGPKGNFVYNHGLVESFGMVCGGTGITPMYQILRHIAADPADNTKVNLVYANVNHDDILLKKELDAIAAENDNIKIHYVLNNAPEDWTGSVGFVTKEILEKHCPPPGPNTKLLLCGPPPMISALKKASVELGYEKARPVSKLEDQVFAF, from the coding sequence atgcgctcctcttcttcacGACAACCTCAAATGCAGTCCTATTACGCCATCGCCACCGTGTGGGCGCTCATCATTGGCGCCGCCACCTactacttcttctccaactccaagcccaaggctGTCTTGCAGCGAGGAGATACGGCCTTCAAGGAGTTCCCTCTCATCCAGAAGACGGTGCTCTCTCACAATTCGGCCATCTATCGATTTGGCCTGCCCCGACCCTCCCACGTGCTGGGTCTGCCCATCGGACAGCACGTGTCGCTTTCTGCCAACATTGGAGGCAAGGAGGTGCTGCGTTCCTACACCCCCACCTCGTCCGACCTGTACGACAAGGGCTACTTCGACATTCTCATCAAGACCTACCCCCAGGGAaacatctccaagtacGTGTCTGAGCTGGCCATTGGTGACACTATGAAGGTGCGGGGCCCCAAGGGCAACTTTGTCTACAACCACGGCCTGGTCGAGTCCTTCGGCATGGTTTGTGGAGGAACCGGCATCACCCCCATGTACCAGATTCTGCGACACATTGCCGCCGATCCCGCCGACAACACCAAGGTTAACCTCGTCTACGCCAACGTGAACCACGACGACattctgctcaagaaggagctggacgcCATTGCCGCCGAGAACGACAACATCAAGATCCACTACGTGCTCAACAACGCTCCCGAGGACTGGACCGGTTCCGTGGGCTttgtcaccaaggagattctcGAGAAGCACTGCCCCCCTCCTGGCCCCAACACCAAGCTGCTTCTGTGTGGCCCCCCTCCCATGATCtctgctctcaagaaggcttCCGTCGAGCTCGGATACGAGAAGGCCCGACCTGTCAGCAAACTTGAGGATCAGGTCTTTGCCTTTTAA
- a CDS encoding uncharacterized protein (Compare to YALI0D04939g, similar to ASHI Bos taurus accessory protein of NADH-ubiquinone reductase (complex I)), translating to MLSRRAVTMLRSPVARVAQVQVRGIRASFDKAEEPMLGDYPDIDPFPAQLKNPYKKYDDQQDRRNLEEPLSVNDDLYDMWSPDRFTHFKNQDALKYFIGFLTIFFGASYVATYFVPEKAAIPREFPYEGLWKESGGTEKSKAFFGQRSE from the exons ATGCTTTCGCGACGAGCCGTCACCATGCTTCGATCGCCTGTGGCCCGAGTGGCCCAGGTCCAGGTCCGAGGTATCCGAGCCTCCTtcgacaaggccgaggagccCATG ctcGGCGATTACCCCGACATTGACCCCTTCCCCGCACAGCTCAAGAACCCCTACAAGAAGTACGACGACCAGCAGGACCGACGAAACCTGGAGGAGCCCCTGAGTGTCAACGATGATCTGTACGACATGTGGTCTCCTGACCGATTCACCCACTTCAAGAACCAGGACGCCCTCAAGTACTTCATTGGTTTCCTGACCATCTTCTTCGGTGCCTCTTACGTCGCCACCTACTTTGTGCCCGAGAAGGCCGCCATCCCCCGAGAGTTCCCTTACGAGGGTCTGTGGAAGGAGTCTGGAGGAACCGAGAAGTCCAAGGCTTTCTTCGGCCAGCGATCCGAGTAG
- a CDS encoding uncharacterized protein (Compare to YALI0D04917g, weakly similar to uniprot|Q00539 Saccharomyces cerevisiae YHR086w NAM8 meiotic recombination protein) — translation MSTIYMGDLEPWMDEAAIKNMWAQVMGPDTNINVKLIRDKFTDSINYGFIDFASPELAAAALKFNGKPIPGTDRLFKLGEDNGDGAPVEFSIFVGDLAPESTEPELLQAFKSRYESCRAAKIMTDPVTGLSRGYGFVRFSSEEDQQKALQEMQGYMLGSRPLRVSTATPKNRHHHQPYMQFQPQQFQPPAHYQQLHSQHPFPHHPNGAPSHQVHQPFYGGPAHPLNQFTDANNTTVFVGGLSSSVSEDELRQYFQGFGDITYVKIPPGKGCGFVQYVQRQSAEMAITQMQGYPIGNGRVRLSWGRSQSQQQVHHHHQYRPAPQPLIYPQMGIPAQNYGPYQPVSPALAHRHAAPLQTPAIGDQEGMSTNATTLAYAAGLPPVTGAPAAPGEDPSEPIPVARLNELYLAARDGRLDRVESESSGYHGVYAQ, via the coding sequence ATGTCAACCATCTACATGGGCGACCTGGAGCCGTGGATGGACGAAGCGGCCATCAAAAACATGTGGGCCCAGGTCATGGGGCCCgacaccaacatcaacgTGAAACTGATACGTGATAAATTCACAGATAGCATCAACTATGGGTTCATCGACTTTGCTAGCCCTGAGCTCGCCGCCGCAGCCCTCAAATTCAACGGCAAGCCCATCCCGGGCACAGACAGACTCTTCAAGCTCGGAGAGGACAACGGAGACGGCGCTCCCGTGGAGTTCTCCATCTTCGTGGGCGACCTCGCGCCCGAGTCCACCGAGCCAGAGCTGCTGCAAGCCTTCAAGAGCAGATACGAGTCGTGCCGGGCCGCAAAGATCATGACGGACCCTGTGACGGGCCTGTCGCGAGGCTACGGCTTTGTGCGCTTCTCCAGCGAGGAAGACCAACAAAAGGCGCTGCAGGAAATGCAAGGATACATGCTGGGCTCCCGGCCTCTGCGAGTCTCCACCGCCACCCCCAAAAAccgacatcaccaccagccTTATATGCAGTTCCAGCCACAGCAGTTCCAGCCCCCGGCTCActaccagcagctgcacTCGCAGCACCCGTTCCCTCATCATCCCAATGGAGCCCCCTCACATCAGGTCCACCAGCCCTTCTACGGTGGGCCCGCACATCCGCTCAACCAGTTCACAGACGCCAACAATACAactgtgtttgtgggcgGCCTGTCTTCGTCCGTGTCCGAAGACGAGCTGCGACAATACTTCCAGGGCTTTGGAGACATCACCTACGTCAAGATCCCACCCGGAAAGGGCTGTGGTTTTGTGCAGTACGTGCAACGACAATCCGCAGAAATGGCAATTACCCAGATGCAGGGCTACCCAATTGGAAACGGCCGAGTGCGGCTCTCTTGGGGACGGTCTCAGAGCCAACAACAGGtccaccatcaccatcagTATAGACCCGCCCCACAGCCGCTCATCTACCCGCAAATGGGCATCCCCGCCCAAAACTACGGACCCTACCAGCCTGTGTCGCCCGCACTAGCCCATAGACACGCTGCTCCATTGCAGACCCCTGCTATCGGCGACCAGGAAGGCATGTCCACCAACGCAACCACACTCGCGTACGCCGCCGGACTTCCTCCCGTGACTGGAGCCCCCGCGGCTCCCGGCGAGGACCCCTCGGAGCCCATTCCTGTGGCTCGGCTCAATGAGCTCTATCTTGCTGCTCGGGACGGCCGTTTAGACCGTGTCGAGTCTGAGTCTTCGGGCTACCATGGCGTTTACGCCCAGTAA
- a CDS encoding uncharacterized protein (Truncated form of YALI0D05005g, similar to uniprot|P34228 Saccharomyces cerevisiae YBL066c SEF1 putative transcription factor) — protein MCRQQKVKCDAGKMYPNACTRCAKLNKHCVVDPLYKPPKGSQLKSLMDDVHQLRQEIEMLRQPQQPAPVQTPVSVPPVTQMEQQQQQQSELHQMIPPQNHTHHPHHILHAPPHTPYPPHPHTQLPPLPQQPQAQIQAQIQAQSHPPHLPPITIHPNHTSKPVTTTTSASPSSTYTLNGVTLNNERVLRLHKRFVERYLPYLPILETHSPEELYEQSKLLFWTVMVTACQSDPNPQQYNQLWPHVKNLIIETCWLHTPRSTHVVQALLVLATWPLPNMKILDDWSYRLIGLAKNISLQLGLHRGEFVSEFSRSQVRMTDAVKWRTRSWMAIFFLEQVWCSSLGLPPTTQADSLINNAATKLPSFSFSILVRLSAFCSRLINLVGNSQTSADGLIPYDDRINVLAVINNELDIVAQQLDLSEPSAEMYYLNIRLMIAVFSFIGGTDTRFIMNAYNAATRAVAILCGLPYQITQYPIWMRQCASFAATVLFRLHLSPHLLPKYHETARGSVVALHAKFKQMVAHWPVDNDISRIAKVVEKLNRTIVTNPELFKTPGIVSRMRSHLSASLFYELIWIIHEAQRRNGGGNSQGVSTSNTGGRNTPTQQTASSSVAALTNNSSNGGNTAGAGTATNGGGATAAPSTNGSSGAAPINGIIKTDSDDPDPSMAPLQLERPPVVKDEQFNDFGFPPDLGVMDIMQDWMDGKGDDFLGWMDVNLSPEF, from the coding sequence ATGTGTCGCCAGCAAAAGGTCAAGTGTGATGCTGGCAAAATGTACCCCAACGCGTGCACCCGATGCGCgaagctcaacaagcatTGCGTGGTCGACCCGCTGTATAAACCGCCCAAGGGCTCGCAGCTCAAGTCACTGATGGACGACGTGCACCAGCTGCGccaggagattgagatGCTGAGACAGCCGCAGCAGCCGGCCCCAGTGCAGACTCCAGTGTCCGTGCCGCCAGTAACACAGAtggaacagcagcaacagcagcagtctgAACTGCATCAGATGATACCACCACAGAACCATACACACCATCCCCATCATATCTTACAcgcaccaccacacactcCCTACCCCCCTcatccacacacacagtTGCCACCACTACCGCAACAACCACAGGCACAAATACAGGCACAAATACAGGCACAATCACATCCGCCACACCTCCCTCCCATTACCATCCACCCCAACCACACGTCCAAGCCGgtcacaaccacaacctcGGCTTCTCCGTCGTCCACTTACACGCTAAATGGAGTCACGCTCAACAATGAACGCGTCTTGCGGCTCCACAAACGCTTTGTAGAACGCTATCTGCCGTACCTGCCCATTTTGGAGACCCACTCGCCCGAAGAGCTATACGAGCAGTCAAAGCTGCTGTTCTGGACCGTTATGGTCACGGCATGCCAGTCTGACCCTAACCCGCAGCAATACAACCAGCTATGGCCGCACGTCAAGAACCTCATCATCGAAACGTGCTGGTTGCACACACCACGGTCCACCCATGTGGTTCAGGCCctgctggttctggccACGTGGCCTCTTCCAAACATGAAGATTCTTGACGACTGGAGCTACCGGCTCATCGGCCTCGCCAAAAACATTTCGCTGCAGCTGGGCCTGCACCGGGGTGAGTTTGTGTCCGAGTTTTCACGTTCGCAAGTGCGAATGACGGATGCAGTCAAATGGCGAACCCGTTCGTGGATGGcgatcttcttcttggaaCAGGTCTGGTGTTCTTCTCTTGGCCTCCCACCGACAACCCAGGCCGACTCGCTCATCAACAACGCCGCAACCAAGCTGCCGTCCTTCTCATTCTCGATTCTCGTCCGGCTGTCGGCCTTTTGTTCGCGACTCATCAACCTTGTGGGCAACTCACAGACATCGGCAGACGGTCTCATCCCCTACGACGACCGCATCAACGTGCTGGCCGTTATCAACAATGAGCTTGACATTGTGGCCCAACAGCTGGATCTGTCGGAGCCCTCAGCGGAAATGTACTACCTTAACATCCGACTGATGATTGcggtcttctccttcatcgGGGGCACAGACACGCGGTTCATCATGAACGCGTACAATGCGGCGACGCGAGCCGTCGCCATTCTGTGTGGATTGCCTTATCAGATCACACAGTATCCTATTTGGATGCGTCAATGTGCGTCTTTCGCAGCCACGGTTCTCTTCCGACTTCATTTGAGCCCCCACTTGCTGCCCAAATACCATGAGACCGCTCGAGGATCCGTAGTGGCCCTACACGCGAAGTTCAAGCAGATGGTTGCCCACTGGCCCGTGGACAACGACATTTCGCGAATCGCCAAGGTTGTAGAAAAACTGAATCGCACGATTGTGACGAATCCGGAGCTTTTCAAGACCCCAGGCATTGTGTCACGAATGCGGTCACATCTATCTGCATCCTTGTTTTACGAGCTGATTTGGATCATTCACGAAGCTCAACGGAGAAACGGCGGAGGCAACTCCCAGGGAGTTTCCACCAGCAACACCGGCGGCCGGAACACACCGACACAGCAGACGGCTTCTTCCAGCGTTGCTGCGTTAACAAACAATAGCAGCAACGGCGGCAATACTGCAGGAGCCGGGACTGCTACGAATGGCGGTGGAGCCACGGCTGCTCCGTCCACAAACGGGTCTTCGGGAGCTGCTCCGATCAACGGGATCATCAAGACTGACTCGGACGACCCTGATCCGTCAATGGCTCCTTTGCAGCTCGAGCGACCGCCAGTGGTCAAGGATGAGCAGTTTAACGATTTCGGCTTTCCTCCGGATCTGGGTGTGATGGATATCATGCAGGATTGGATGGACGGCAAGGGCGATGACTTTTTGGGATGGATGGATGTCAATCTGTCGCCAGAATTTTAA
- a CDS encoding uncharacterized protein (Compare to YALI0D04961g, similar to uniprot|Q05471 Saccharomyces cerevisiae YDR334w SWR1 DEAH-box protein putative RNA helicase), whose translation MSKRTQDLATTHANGSVDSATAPGASKRRRLADPVLDTPVELLASGRRTSGRHRPVEDASRQATQQQQAPGTPGGRQQRRAAAAAKESLSTPKRAPAKPKEKTPKATPKKTPSRRNGRRRSVKVEEVEEEEPEEEEGPEEEEAPEEEVEGDDEEEVQVEEEAEPVSLTPLEEKKQELAKLISDNDSRVRLLFHLKQFVSLVFYDPAEAKQDQSSVWEQVSMRESIIGTRTRLTQFQQNYDLWTKYLERKTGGHMRSTRRQIRSKQGALEDDFVIKLKEEMTAVEEEEEEELVEEEEEEEEEEEQEEDEEQEQQEEEEEEQEEEVTSRRGSRRSAPTKAKGKSKTASKTSKSKSKASSKSKSKSKGKGQARASKLSKSRRYVNAVDSSSEEESDYDPNKPYDVSKEVWEPIDTGWLLPDSEDEYYHFDDKFAQHMFPNGVKLKLNVSLKPPRVTHPAHLLLDVAEGQTPDNRERLEGFMSSFKLLDEEMTLEEYEEHYERELETLDKINEMKREGVLQGLADEEEGESLTVAEIRRGFNDPERSTRPTHWDHVVAQACHFAKLMADERKAHVSQAKRLAAAVDQHFRRLEGAEERDKKAQAKLLKTMARKMAQDVMRRWKLAEKVVLKKKEQEAKEEERKQGKKKLKEILENSAQLLEARVRGDNDTPETEEGEKEEVEAVSDDAMSDVDMEDDREQVEVDTRDDDELTVEELRAKYAALDNIKVERAEEEDEEDEENGDDEDEDEEEDDAEIEEETETTTPALETPIDTPAEEDEFSSDTDITLDSEDESSSEQESDYEAETTAPGLAALMGGPKAIEEDEEEDDAFVIKEEEEEVEVEDDEEEEKADTEVDRKVETVSEAVGEAVEEIKSNGVESKPTSNGVDVTELDRVTPERAPAVEPPFLLRGTLRAYQQLGLEWLAGLYNNDTNGILADEMGLGKTIQTISLLSYLACEHHIWGPHLIIVPTSVMLNWEMEFKRFAPGFKVMTYYGNPVQRREKRRGWNKEDTWHVCITSYQLVLQDLFAFRRKRWHYMILDEAHNIKNFRSQRWQSLLHFNTVRRLLLTGTPLQNNLMELWSLLYFLMPSSRNQMDMPGFANLKDFQEWFSRPIDKMVEGGVDEEAKTTVSKLHQILRPYLLRRLKKDVEKQMPAKYEHVVYCRLSKRQRYLYDDFMSRAQTRETLKTGNFLSIINCLMQLRKVCNHPDLFEVRPIVTSFVQEQSVITPYERVSDRVKSLLVNTVDGGYAPSEVSLSFLGFNAELEDMSTHEATSFRKYHNVQTVKNRIRELEKFCPAETPEEERYNDIEGHYKHMHHASFQQVIGSLKRVEYLHQIALAKKPVYGRNLVEVCTINTSRLQPDRPEETNESSYHWQLTHLRHPTVQECANNMAPYIERFACITPKAVTLNMAELSLGGIGPILQQRYFKQVTPKKSQRVVVGPPAAIADPFHQAQVKLSIAFPDKRLLQYDCGKLQRLATLLQDLIAGGHRALIFTQMTKVLDVLEQFLNIHGLRYMRLDGATKIEQRQLLTERFNTDPKIPVFILSTRSGGLGINLTGADTVIFYDSDWNPSMDKQCQDRCHRIGQTRDVHIYRFVSEHTIESNILKKANQKQILDNVVIQDGEFTTDYFNKMSVHDMLGLEPDDDAAPVADTLNLSGKNLERALAQAEDADDAAAAKVATKETNLDVEDFDETQKENNKGATPGSRSTSATPMEKENTGELSSAMDSPTPVATPDVAVDNGGGDDDDSDSDESDSGIGHIDEYMIKFIEDGWFW comes from the coding sequence ATGTCCAAGCGTACCCAAGATCTCGCCACCACGCACGCCAATGGGTCTGTCGACAGCGCCACGGCCCCAGGAGCCAGCAAGCGACGCAGGCTCGCGGATCCGGTGCTAGACACGCCAGTCGAGCTGCTTGCATCTGGCAGACGAACCAGCGGACGCCACAGGCCCGTTGAAGATGCATCACGGCAGGCTAcccaacaacagcaggcTCCTGGCACGCCTGGTGGCCGACAACaacgacgagctgctgctgcggcCAAGGAGTCTCTCTCGACGCCCAAGAGGGCTCCAGCTAAGCcgaaggagaagacaccCAAAGCGACACCTAAGAAGACTCCATCACGAAGGAACGGCAGGAGAAGGTCTGTCAAGGTTGAGGAGGtagaggaggaagaacctgaagaggaagaaggccccgaagaggaagaagcgCCTGAAGAGGAAGTTGAGGGcgatgatgaggaggaggttcaGGTTGAGGAAGAGGCCGAACCCGTTTCTCTCACTCCTttggaggaaaagaaacaaGAGTTGGCCAAACTGATTTCGGACAATGATTCACGAGTGCGTCTGCTGTTCCATCTCAAGCAGTTTGTGTCACTCGTGTTCTACGATCcggccgaggccaagcAAGATCAGAGCAGCGTTTGGGAGcaggtgagtatgagagAGAGCATTATTGGTACTAGGACCCGACTAACACAGTTTCAACAAAACTACGATCTATGGACCAAGTACTTGGAGCGCAAGACTGGCGGCCATATGCGATCCACACGACGACAAATACGAAGCAAACAGGGTGCATTGGAGGATGATTTCGTGatcaagctcaaggaggagatgactgctgtggaagaagaggaagaagaggagctcgtggaagaagaggaagaagaggaggaagaagaagaacaagaggaagacgaggaacAAGAGCAacaagaggaggaggaagaagaacaagaggAAGAAGTAACATCCAGACGTGGAAGCCGACGTTCGGCACCAACCAAAGCTAAGGGGAAGAGTAAGACCGCGTCGAAGACTTCTAAATCTAAGTCGAAGGCTTCCTCTAAATCCAAATCCAAATCCAAAGGCAAGGGCCAAGCACGGGCTTCAAAACTATCCAAATCCAGACGGTATGTGAATGCTGTGGATTCCTCTTCGGAAGAAGAGTCAGACTACGATCCCAACAAGCCCTACGATGTGTCGAAAGAGGTATGGGAGCCTATCGACACTGGATGGCTTCTTCCTGACAGTGAAGATGAGTACTATCACTTCGACGACAAGTTTGCCCAGCACATGTTCCCCAATGGTGTCAAACTAAAACTCAACGTGTCTCTGAAGCCTCCTCGAGTCACTCATCCTGCTCATTTGCTGTTGGATGTGGCTGAGGGTCAAACTCCTGATAATCGAGAGCGCCTGGAAGGTTTCATGAGCTCATTCAAGCTCCTCGATGAAGAAATGACTCTCGAGGAGTATGAGGAACATTACGAGCGAGAACTTGAGACtctcgacaagatcaaTGAGATGAAACGAGAGGGCGTTTTACAGGGTTTGGcagacgaagaagaaggggaaTCGTTGACAGTGGCTGAGATTCGACGTGGTTTCAACGACCCTGAGCGGTCTACCCGTCCTACTCATTGGGATCATGTGGTTGCTCAGGCTTGTCATTTTGCCAAACTCATGGCTGACGAGCGAAAGGCCCATGTCTCTCAAGCCAAGCGTCTAGCCGCAGCTGTGGATCAGCATTTCCGACGTCTGGAAGGCGCTGAGGAGCgagacaagaaggcccaggccaagctgctcaaaaCCATGGCTCGTAAGATGGCCCAGGATGTTATGCGACGATGGAAGCTGGCCGAAAAGGTtgttctcaagaagaaggagcaggaggctaaggaggaggagcgcaagcagggcaagaagaagctcaaggagattctcGAGAACTCTGCTCAGTTATTGGAGGCTCGTGTGAGAGGAGATAATGATACTCCTGAGACTGAGGAGGGtgagaaagaagaggtAGAAGCTGTTTCTGACGATGCTATGTCTGACGTTGATATGGAGGACGACCGGGAGCAGGTTGAGGTCGATACTCGAGACGACGATGAGCTTACCGTTGAAGAGCTTCGGGCCAAGTACGCTGCCTTGGACAACATCAAAGTGGAGAgagctgaggaggaggacgaggaggatgaggagaatggtgatgatgaggatgaggacgaagaagaggaTGATGCGGAGATCGAAGAGGAGACAGAAACGACGACTCCTGCATTGGAGACTCCTATCGACACCCCGGCtgaggaagacgagttCTCgtcagacacagacatcaCTCTGGACTCTGAAGACGAGTCGTCGTCCGAACAGGAGTCCGATTATGAGGCCGAGACAACTGCTCCCGGTTTAGCTGCTCTCATGGGCGGCCCCAAGGCTATCGAagaggacgaagaggaagatgatGCATTTGTAAtcaaggaagaggaggaggaagttgaggtggaggatgatgaagaggaagagaaggctGACACAGAGGTTGACCGCAAGGTTGAAACCGTGTCGGAagctgttggagaagcGGTTGAAGAAATAAAATCCAACGGAGTTGAATCTAAACCCACTTCCAACGGCGTTGATGTCACAGAGCTCGATCGAGTCACCCCTGAACGAGCTCCAGCAGTCGAACCCCCCTTCCTCCTTCGAGGAACTCTTCGAGCGTACCAGCAGCTTGGTTTAGAGTGGCTAGCAGGTCTGTACAACAATGACACCAACGGTATCCTTGCTGACGAGATGGGTCTGGGTAAAACCATCCAAACCATCTCTCTGCTGTCGTATCTGGCCTGTGAGCATCACATTTGGGGCCCTCATCTGATTATTGTACCCACCTCGGTTATGCTCAACTGGGAAATGGAGTTCAAGCGGTTTGCACCTGGCTTCAAGGTCATGACTTACTACGGTAACCCTGTCCAGCGACGAGAAAAGCGACGTGGCTGGAACAAGGAAGACACCTGGCATGTGTGTATTACTTCATACCAGCTTGTTCTTCAGGACTTGTTTGCCTTCAGACGAAAGAGATGGCATTACATGATTCTGGACGAGGCACACAATATTAAAAACTTCAGGTCGCAGCGATGGCAATCCCTTCTGCATTTCAACACCGTGAGACGACTTCTGCTGACCGGAACGCCCCTACAGAATAACCTCATGGAGCTGTGGTCACTGCTGTACTTCCTCATGCCGTCTTCTCGTAACCAGATGGACATGCCCGGGTttgccaacctcaaggactTCCAGGAATGGTTCTCTCGGCCCATTGATAAGATGGTCGAGGGAGGAGTGGACGAGGAAGCAAAAACGACGGTGAGTAAACTGCACCAGATTCTACGTCCTTATCTTCTTAGACgtctcaagaaggatgtCGAAAAGCAGATGCCGGCCAAATACGAACATGTGGTCTACTGTCGACTGAGCAAGCGACAACGGTACCTCTATGACGACTTCATGTCTCGTGCACAGACCCGAGAAACACTCAAAACAGGCAATTTCCTTTCCATCATCAATTGTTTGATGCAGCTGCGAAAGGTGTGTAACCATCCGGACTTGTTCGAAGTCCGGCCAATTGTCACGTCCTTTGTCCAGGAGCAGTCTGTCATCACTCCTTATGAAAGAGTCAGTGACAGAGTCAAGTCTCTGCTTGTCAACACTGTGGACGGTGGCTATGCCCCAAGCGAGGTGTCTCTTTCGTTCCTCGGTTTCAATGCCGAGCTGGAAGACATGTCTACGCATGAAGCCACCAGTTTCCGCAAGTATCATAATGTCCAGACGGTCAAGAATCGAATTCGGGAGCTGGAAAAGTTTTGCCCTGCCGAAACCCCGGAAGAGGAGCGGTACAACGACATCGAGGGCCACTACAAACACATGCACCATGCGTCGTTCCAGCAGGTCATTGGTTCACTCAAACGAGTGGAGTATCTTCATCAGATTGCTCTGGCTAAGAAACCAGTTTACGGTCGAAATCTTGTTGAGGTGTGTACTATCAACACTTCTAGACTGCAACCTGATCGTCCCGAGGAAACCAATGAATCGTCATACCATTGGCAGCTCACCCACTTGCGTCATCCGACGGTCCAGGAGTGCGCCAACAACATGGCTCCTTATATTGAGAGATTCGCCTGCATAACACCCAAGGCTGTTACTCTCAACATGGCCGAGTTGAGTCTTGGGGGCATTGGTCCTATTCTCCAGCAGCGGTACTTCAAGCAGGTGACTCCCAAAAAGTCACAGAGGGTCGTTGTTGGTCCTCCTGCTGCCATCGCAGATCCATTCCACCAAGCCCAAGTCAAGTTGAGTATCGCTTTCCCTGATAAACGGCTCCTTCAGTACGACTGTGGAAAGTTGCAGCGCCTGGCTACCCTATTGCAGGACTTGATTGCCGGAGGTCACAGAGCGCTCATTTTCACGCAGATGACCAAGGTGCTAGATGTGCTGGAGCAGTTCCTCAACATTCACGGACTGCGGTACATGCGTCTAGACGGTGCCACCAAGATCGAGCAGCGACAGCTGTTGACGGAGCGGTTCAACACGGATCCCAAGATTCCCGTGTTCATTCTCTCTACTCGGTCTGGAGGTCTGGGTATCAACTTGACGGGAGCAGACACGGTCATCTTTTACGACTCGGACTGGAACCCGTCCATGGACAAGCAGTGCCAGGACCGATGTCATCGTATCGGACAGACCCGAGATGTGCATATTTACCGGTTTGTTTCTGAGCACACTATTGAAtccaacattctcaagaaggcgAATCAGAAACAGATACTGGACAACGTTGTCATTCAGGACGGAGAGTTCACCACGGactacttcaacaagatgaGTGTGCACGACATGCTTGGTCTTGAGCCAGATGACGACGCTGCTCCTGTTGCCGACACACTCAATCTCAGTGGAAAAAACCTCGAGCGAGCGCTGGCCCAGGCTGAAGATGCCGAcgatgctgctgctgccaaggtggccaccaaggagacAAATCTGGACGTGGAGGACTTCGACGAGACGCAGAAGGAAAACAACAAGGGTGCCACTCCGGGCTCTCGTTCTACTTCTGCTACACCtatggagaaggagaacaCCGGAGAGTTGTCGTCTGCCATGGATAGTCCCACTCCTGTGGCTACTCCGGATGTGGCTGTTGAcaatggaggaggggaCGATGATGATTCTGATTCGGATGAGTCAGACTCTGGTATTGGTCACATTGACGAGTACATGATCAAGTTTATTGAAGATGGATGGTTTTGGTAA